A single window of Nicotiana tomentosiformis chromosome 1, ASM39032v3, whole genome shotgun sequence DNA harbors:
- the LOC104113682 gene encoding uncharacterized protein, which translates to MQAIKEKFNDMSAMRKAKSEAKEEEKAEKEVAKIRVEVAHEVRLAREAEAAMDLHVNKAAEKIAQHEPKHEPGASDPYGAANLTNIDNSSTGDSYGLDHANHLGQVNAAGTGPTGYTADNRSGGPPTNNLL; encoded by the exons ATGCAGGCTATCAAAGAAAAGTTCAATGATATGAGCGCCATGCGCAAGGCCAAATCCGAAGCCAAGGAGGAGGAAAAA GCTGAGAAGGAAGTGGCAAAGATAAGAGTGGAAGTAGCGCATGAGGTAAGATTGGCAAGAGAGGCAGAAGCAGCGATGGATCTGCATGTGAACAAAGCTGCAGAGAAGATTGCACAACATGAGCCAAAGCATGAACCAGGAGCCTCGGACCCTTATGGAGCAGCCAACTTGACCAACATTGACAATTCCAGTACTGGAGACTCTTATGGTCTTGATCATGCCAACCATCTTGGCCAAGTCAATGCTGCTGGAACAGGACCAACTGGCTACACGGCCGATAATCGGTCCGGAGGGCCTCCAACTAACAATCTACTTTAG